One window from the genome of Bufo bufo chromosome 4, aBufBuf1.1, whole genome shotgun sequence encodes:
- the LOC120998332 gene encoding oocyte zinc finger protein XlCOF6.1-like isoform X2 yields the protein MLSLDYKKDEDTRQRSSEENFITCNVHPGLHNAEPSNNSPKNEELSNDQSQIINPSPNLSYNHPKHEESSTDQSQIITPNIRQKQGKMFNCEERGKQFRCKSELSVHRSRHKGEKPYSCSECGKCFTKKSYHDRHKRSHTGEKPYSCSECGKCFNRKSSLDLHKRIHTGEKPYSCSECGKCFTDRSSLLAHQRIHTGEKPHSCSECEKCFNRKSSLNLHKIIHTGEKPYSCSECGKCFTDRSYLLAHQRIHTGEKPHSCSECGKCFNRKSSLDLHKRIHTGEKPYSCSECGKCFTDRSSLLAHQRIHTGEKPHSCSECGKCFNRKSSLDLHKIIHTGEKPHSCSECGKCFNRKLSLDLHKRIHTGEKLYSCSECGKYFYRKPSLDLHKRIHRGEKPYSCS from the exons ATGTTATCTCTAGATTATAAAAAAGATGAAGACACCAGGCAGCGCTCTTCAGAAGAAAACTTCATTACCTgtaatgtacatccaggacttcacaaTGCAGAGCCATCAAATAATTCCCCCAAGAATGAGGAACTTTCTAATGACCAATCACAGATTATCAACCCAAGTCCAAATCTATCATATAATCATCCTAAACATGAGGAATCTTCTACTGATCAATCACAGATTATTACTCCAAATATAAGACAGAAACAGGGTAAAATGTTTAATTGTGAGGAACGTGGAAAACAGTTCAGATGTAAGTCAGAGCTTTCTGTACACAGAAGTCGTCAcaaaggagagaagccgtattcatgttcagaatgtgggaaatgttttaccaagAAATCATATCATGATCGTCAtaaaagaagtcacacag gagagaagccttattcatgttcagaatgtgggaaatgctttaaccGAAAATCAAGCCTTGATCTacataaaagaattcacacaggagagaagccatattcatgttcagagtgtggtaaatgttttacagatagatCATCTCTGCttgcacatcagagaattcacacaggagagaaaccacattcatgttcagaatgtgagaaatgcttTAACCGAAAATCAAGCCTTAATCTACATAaaataattcacacaggagagaagccatattcatgttcagagtgtggtaaatgttttacagatagatCATATCTGCttgcacatcagagaattcacacaggagagaaaccacattcatgttcagaatgtgggaaatgctttaaccGAAAATCAAGCCTTGATCTacataaaagaattcacacaggagagaagccatattcatgttcagagtgtggtaaatgttttacagatagatCATCTCTGCttgcacatcagagaattcacacaggagagaaaccacattcatgttcagaatgtgggaaatgctttaaccGAAAATCAAGCCTTGATCTACATAaaataattcacacaggagagaagccacattcatgttcagaatgtgggaaatgctttaaccGGAAATTAAGCCTTGATCTacataaaagaattcacacaggagagaagctatattcatgttcagaatgtgggaaatactTTTACCGGAAACCAAGCCTTGATCTACATAAAAGAATTCAcagaggagagaagccatattcatgttcttaa
- the LOC120998332 gene encoding gastrula zinc finger protein XlCGF26.1-like isoform X1 — MLSLDYKKDEDTRQRSSEENFITCNVHPGLHNAEPSNNSPKNEELSNDQSQIINPSPNLSYNHPKHEESSTDQSQIITPNIRQKQGKMFNCEERGKQFRCKSELSVHRSRHKGEKPYSCSECGKCFTKKSYHDRHKRSHTGEKPYSCSECGKCVSNKSRFEQHKIIHTGEKPYSCSECGKFFTQKIFLTTHLRIHTGEKPYSCSECDKCFTHKKGLTTHLRIHTGEKPYSCSECGKCFNQKSSLDEHKRIHTGEKPYSCSECGKCFIEKKVLAKHLRIHTGEKPYSCSECGKCFNRKSSLDLHKRIHTGEKPYSCSECGKCFTDRSSLLAHQRIHTGEKPHSCSECEKCFNRKSSLNLHKIIHTGEKPYSCSECGKCFTDRSYLLAHQRIHTGEKPHSCSECGKCFNRKSSLDLHKRIHTGEKPYSCSECGKCFTDRSSLLAHQRIHTGEKPHSCSECGKCFNRKSSLDLHKIIHTGEKPHSCSECGKCFNRKLSLDLHKRIHTGEKLYSCSECGKYFYRKPSLDLHKRIHRGEKPYSCS, encoded by the coding sequence ATGTTATCTCTAGATTATAAAAAAGATGAAGACACCAGGCAGCGCTCTTCAGAAGAAAACTTCATTACCTgtaatgtacatccaggacttcacaaTGCAGAGCCATCAAATAATTCCCCCAAGAATGAGGAACTTTCTAATGACCAATCACAGATTATCAACCCAAGTCCAAATCTATCATATAATCATCCTAAACATGAGGAATCTTCTACTGATCAATCACAGATTATTACTCCAAATATAAGACAGAAACAGGGTAAAATGTTTAATTGTGAGGAACGTGGAAAACAGTTCAGATGTAAGTCAGAGCTTTCTGTACACAGAAGTCGTCAcaaaggagagaagccgtattcatgttcagaatgtgggaaatgttttaccaagAAATCATATCATGATCGTCAtaaaagaagtcacacaggagagaagccatattcatgttcagaatgtgggaaatgtgttTCCAATAAATCACGTTTTGAACAACATAaaataattcacacaggagagaagccatattcatgttcagaatgtgggaaattttttacacaaaaaataTTTCTTACTACACAtttgagaattcacacaggagagaagccatattcatgttcagaatgtgacaaATGTTTCACACATAAAAAAGGTCTTACTACACATCtccgaattcacacaggagagaagccatattcatgttcagaatgtgggaaatgttttaaccagaaatcaAGCCTTGATGaacataaaagaattcacacaggagagaagccatattcatgttctgaatgtggaaaatgtttcatagaaaaaaaagttCTTGCTAAACATctcagaattcacacaggagagaagccttattcatgttcagaatgtgggaaatgctttaaccGAAAATCAAGCCTTGATCTacataaaagaattcacacaggagagaagccatattcatgttcagagtgtggtaaatgttttacagatagatCATCTCTGCttgcacatcagagaattcacacaggagagaaaccacattcatgttcagaatgtgagaaatgcttTAACCGAAAATCAAGCCTTAATCTACATAaaataattcacacaggagagaagccatattcatgttcagagtgtggtaaatgttttacagatagatCATATCTGCttgcacatcagagaattcacacaggagagaaaccacattcatgttcagaatgtgggaaatgctttaaccGAAAATCAAGCCTTGATCTacataaaagaattcacacaggagagaagccatattcatgttcagagtgtggtaaatgttttacagatagatCATCTCTGCttgcacatcagagaattcacacaggagagaaaccacattcatgttcagaatgtgggaaatgctttaaccGAAAATCAAGCCTTGATCTACATAaaataattcacacaggagagaagccacattcatgttcagaatgtgggaaatgctttaaccGGAAATTAAGCCTTGATCTacataaaagaattcacacaggagagaagctatattcatgttcagaatgtgggaaatactTTTACCGGAAACCAAGCCTTGATCTACATAAAAGAATTCAcagaggagagaagccatattcatgttcttaa